One window from the genome of Streptomyces cadmiisoli encodes:
- a CDS encoding SCO2400 family protein, translated as MDYWRMDYCSSCRRHLNGALVCPGCGAYAPDIAPVPADRAPAREPDPEAVSPAEADEAISAPGRAARRRQRARWKKSRRKAVVATAVALVGGGLTFTAMDRHSGDRAQAATAPEEVGLGAAERPAGGPSLPSVELPGTSPSTAPPAADPERERSAASSGAADRARQDTAATPSPTGATGATAQTETVRPSLPLVPRQNTDSSSSDGTTPATDVPSAEPSAPSDGGDTDPGTSPADPAPSTPPSSPSSPGLCLLVICLG; from the coding sequence ATGGACTACTGGCGGATGGACTACTGCTCCTCGTGCCGTCGGCATCTCAACGGCGCCCTGGTGTGCCCGGGGTGCGGCGCCTACGCTCCCGACATCGCCCCGGTGCCGGCGGATCGCGCTCCCGCGCGGGAGCCCGACCCCGAGGCCGTCTCGCCCGCCGAGGCGGACGAGGCGATATCCGCGCCGGGCCGCGCGGCGCGGCGCCGTCAGCGCGCCCGCTGGAAGAAGAGCCGGCGCAAGGCCGTGGTCGCGACCGCTGTCGCGCTCGTCGGCGGCGGTCTCACCTTCACCGCGATGGACCGGCACTCCGGCGACCGGGCGCAGGCCGCGACAGCGCCGGAAGAGGTCGGGCTCGGAGCGGCCGAGCGGCCGGCGGGCGGTCCCTCGCTCCCCTCGGTGGAGCTGCCGGGGACGTCGCCGTCCACCGCGCCTCCCGCGGCCGACCCTGAGCGCGAGCGGTCCGCCGCCTCGTCCGGTGCCGCCGACCGCGCCCGGCAGGACACCGCCGCGACTCCCAGCCCGACCGGTGCGACCGGTGCGACCGCACAGACGGAGACGGTCCGTCCGTCACTGCCGCTGGTACCGCGCCAGAACACCGACTCCTCGTCCTCCGACGGGACGACACCCGCCACGGACGTACCGTCCGCCGAGCCGTCCGCGCCCTCGGACGGCGGCGACACCGACCCGGGCACCAGCCCGGCGGATCCCGCGCCGTCGACCCCTCCGTCGTCGCCGTCGTCCCCGGGACTGTGCCTGCTCGTGATCTGCCTCGGCTGA
- a CDS encoding DUF7144 family membrane protein yields MTEQPHPTEPPVRDSAPRGTAPPSAAGPGTLSGSLHFAGMLLALNGVLRIFEGIAAIAEDDVYARIGAYIYEINLTGWGWILLILGVIGVFVGWGVLQEAGWARVAGVVLAALGLIAQFLFLPYAPLWSLILIALDLFVIWALAAHWPKKGPAERTA; encoded by the coding sequence ATGACCGAGCAGCCGCATCCCACCGAGCCGCCGGTCCGGGACAGCGCCCCCCGGGGCACCGCCCCGCCCTCCGCGGCCGGGCCCGGCACCCTCAGCGGGAGCCTCCACTTCGCTGGCATGCTGCTGGCCCTCAACGGTGTGCTGAGGATCTTCGAGGGCATCGCCGCGATCGCCGAGGACGACGTGTACGCCCGGATCGGCGCCTACATCTACGAGATCAACCTGACCGGCTGGGGCTGGATCCTGCTGATCCTCGGTGTCATCGGCGTCTTCGTCGGCTGGGGCGTCCTCCAGGAGGCCGGCTGGGCCCGCGTGGCCGGTGTCGTGCTGGCCGCCCTCGGCCTGATCGCGCAGTTCCTGTTCCTGCCCTACGCACCCCTGTGGTCCCTGATCCTGATCGCGCTCGATCTCTTCGTCATCTGGGCCCTGGCGGCGCACTGGCCGAAGAAGGGCCCCGCCGAACGCACCGCCTGA
- a CDS encoding FxLYD domain-containing protein, whose translation MAGYRTRWAMVATMVVAVGGGIAGCTDENTPSGRVGDAASAASSAAAAASSAASRATDVWASATAKAGQKIEDIKGGVDVTKDVTLAAPKTADGRTTVEVTARNTTDSSKTFAVQVNFTNQSGDLRDAVVVTVSDVPAGQSGKATARSTHELPAQVKADVARAVRY comes from the coding sequence ATGGCCGGTTACCGAACCCGGTGGGCGATGGTGGCGACGATGGTGGTCGCCGTGGGCGGCGGGATCGCCGGCTGCACGGACGAGAACACCCCCTCGGGGCGGGTCGGTGACGCCGCGTCCGCCGCGTCGTCGGCCGCCGCGGCCGCGTCGTCCGCCGCCTCGCGCGCCACGGACGTATGGGCGTCGGCGACCGCGAAGGCGGGACAGAAGATCGAGGACATCAAGGGCGGCGTCGACGTCACTAAGGACGTCACGCTCGCCGCCCCGAAGACCGCCGACGGCCGGACCACCGTGGAGGTCACCGCCCGCAACACCACGGACTCCAGCAAGACCTTCGCCGTGCAGGTCAACTTCACCAACCAGAGCGGTGACTTGCGCGACGCCGTCGTGGTCACCGTCTCCGACGTGCCGGCCGGTCAGAGCGGCAAGGCCACCGCCCGCAGCACCCACGAACTGCCCGCCCAGGTGAAGGCGGACGTGGCACGGGCCGTGCGGTACTGA
- the grpE gene encoding nucleotide exchange factor GrpE, whose protein sequence is MAGTRAPGETVRAELAERTADLQRVKAEYDNYRKRVRRDRLAVREVAVANVLRELLPVLDAVERACAHEPPTPGLRDIAETLDARTGALGLVAFGAVGDPFDPARHEALAHEVSATAARPVCTAVLRPGYRVGDQLLRPACVEVTGPR, encoded by the coding sequence ATGGCCGGGACACGGGCCCCGGGCGAGACCGTACGGGCGGAGCTGGCGGAGCGGACCGCCGACCTCCAGCGGGTGAAGGCCGAGTACGACAACTACCGCAAACGGGTCCGCCGGGACCGGCTGGCCGTACGGGAGGTCGCGGTGGCCAATGTGCTGCGCGAGCTGCTGCCGGTGCTGGACGCGGTGGAACGGGCGTGCGCGCACGAGCCGCCCACCCCCGGACTGCGGGACATCGCCGAGACCCTGGACGCACGGACCGGCGCGCTGGGCCTGGTGGCGTTCGGCGCGGTGGGTGACCCCTTCGACCCGGCCCGGCACGAGGCCCTGGCCCACGAGGTCTCCGCGACCGCCGCCCGCCCGGTCTGCACGGCGGTTCTCCGCCCCGGCTACCGGGTCGGCGACCAGTTGCTGCGGCCCGCCTGCGTGGAGGTCACCGGCCCGCGGTAG